From a single Budorcas taxicolor isolate Tak-1 chromosome X, Takin1.1, whole genome shotgun sequence genomic region:
- the LOC128070641 gene encoding melanoma-associated antigen 8-like, which yields MSELRKPKKDLQDPGEAQGPEEAQLLGAEGGEAATPSASSRPVSLCAAEEALPQEALNKMVANMVKFLLCKYRAKEPTSDAELLHTVLGGNQEHFPEVFRQAVECVLLVFAIDVRQVETAPIYIMVPCLGLTCDVIQSGEQGLPKAGLLVVVLSLILQNGDRGPEEEIWRALNKMGVYVWKEHSIFGEPRELLTQVWVREGYLEYRQVPDSDPARFEFLWGPRAFAETSKEKFTEYLLRVNRRAFRSFPFPSAEAVREEKEGS from the coding sequence ATGAGTGAGctaaggaagcccaagaaagacCTTCAGGACCCAGGCGAGGCCCAGGGCCCGGAGGAAGCACAGCTCttgggggctgagggaggggaggCAGCAACCCCCTCAGCCTCTTCCCGCCCAGTCTCTTTGTGCGCCGCTGAAGAGGCCTTGCCCCAGGAAGCTCTGAATAAAATGGTGGCTAACATGGTGAAGTTCCTGCTCTGCAAGTATCGAGCCAAGGAGCCAACCTCTGATGCCGAATTGCTGCATACGGTCCTCGGAGGTAACCAGGAGCACTTCCCGGAGGTCTTCCGCCAAGCGGTTGAATGCGTTCTGCTGGTCTTTGCTATAGATGTGAGGCAGGTAGAAACTGCGCCCATCTACATCATGGTTCCCTGCCTGGGCCTCACCTGTGATGTGATACAGAGCGGTGAGCAGGGCCTGCCCAAGGCCGGCCTCCTGGTGGTGGTCCTCAGCCTGATCCTCCAGAATGGGGATCGCGGCCCTGAGGAGGAGATCTGGAGAGCACTCAACAAGATGGGAGTGTATGTTTGGAAGGAGCACTCTATCTTTGGGGAGCCCAGGGAGCTGCTGACCCAAGTGTGGGTGCGAGAGGGGTACCTGGAGTACCGGCAGGTGCCTGACAGTGACCCTGCTCGCTTCGAGTTCCTGTGGGGTCCCCGGGCCTTTGCGGAGACCAGCAAGGAGAAATTCACAGAGTATCTGCTCAGGGTCAACCGAAGGGCTTTTAGGTCcttcccattcccttctgcagaggctgtgagggaggagaaagaggggtCCTGA